The following proteins come from a genomic window of Gammaproteobacteria bacterium CG11_big_fil_rev_8_21_14_0_20_46_22:
- a CDS encoding oxygen-dependent coproporphyrinogen oxidase: MNTQLETVKNYLMGLQDRICQALEISDGHARFEEDLWEHKSGGGGRTRVIANGAVFEKGGVNFSHVKGARLPKKATDGRIHIPEDSPFEATGVSLVIHPNNPFVPTSHANVRFICVTPKDQEPIWWFGGGFDLTPYYGFEEDCIHWHQTAKDACEPFGEQVYPEYKRWCDEYFYLPHRGEARGVGGLFFDDLNEGGFERCFSLMQSIGEHYTQAYIPIVEKRKHTPFTDQHKDFQRYRRGRYVEFNLVYDRGTIFGLQSKGRTESILMSLPPEVTFKYDWQPTPGSAEAKLYTDFLPARDWLR, from the coding sequence ATGAACACACAGCTTGAAACAGTTAAAAACTACCTGATGGGCCTGCAAGATCGCATTTGCCAGGCGCTAGAAATCAGCGATGGCCACGCACGCTTTGAAGAAGACCTCTGGGAACATAAAAGCGGTGGTGGCGGACGAACCCGGGTGATCGCAAACGGTGCGGTGTTTGAAAAAGGCGGCGTGAACTTTTCTCACGTTAAAGGTGCCAGGCTGCCTAAAAAGGCCACTGATGGCCGTATTCACATCCCAGAAGACAGCCCGTTTGAAGCCACGGGCGTCTCGCTGGTTATCCACCCCAACAATCCGTTCGTGCCGACCTCACACGCCAATGTGCGTTTTATTTGTGTGACGCCTAAAGATCAAGAGCCCATTTGGTGGTTTGGCGGCGGCTTTGATTTAACCCCCTATTATGGCTTTGAAGAAGACTGCATACACTGGCACCAAACCGCGAAAGACGCTTGCGAGCCCTTTGGCGAGCAGGTTTACCCCGAATACAAACGCTGGTGCGATGAGTATTTTTACCTGCCTCACCGTGGTGAAGCGCGTGGTGTTGGCGGCTTGTTTTTCGATGATTTAAACGAAGGTGGCTTTGAACGCTGTTTTTCGCTCATGCAAAGCATCGGCGAGCATTACACTCAAGCGTATATTCCGATCGTTGAAAAACGCAAACACACACCGTTTACGGATCAGCACAAAGATTTTCAGCGTTACCGTCGTGGGCGCTATGTGGAGTTTAACCTCGTCTATGACCGCGGCACGATTTTTGGCCTGCAATCCAAAGGCCGAACTGAGTCGATCTTGATGTCGCTACCGCCTGAAGTCACCTTCAAATACGACTGGCAACCCACCCCCGGCAGCGCAGAAGCCAAGCTGTACACCGACTTTTTGCCTGCGCGGGATTGGTTGAGATAG
- a CDS encoding Fe-S biogenesis protein NfuA (cytoplasmic protein that may be involved in the utilization of double-stranded DNA as a carbon source) has product MITITDSAQAYLKKLLEKEREKNPDVAIRVEAIDLDTPFAECGVRFFVPGPENTEDLILDFPGFQVFVEGKSVPYLEETKIDLEKNGLSQELVMTTPKLNPLNYLGDDAPLFERVVFFIESEVNPELAGHGGMVRLVEITGANEAVLQFGGGCQGCSMADITLKQGIEKNLCDRFPEIIAVLDATDHASGDNPYA; this is encoded by the coding sequence ATGATTACTATCACAGACAGCGCGCAAGCGTACCTAAAAAAATTGCTTGAAAAAGAGCGTGAGAAAAACCCGGATGTGGCGATCCGCGTTGAAGCGATTGATTTAGACACCCCGTTTGCAGAATGCGGCGTACGGTTTTTCGTGCCGGGCCCTGAGAATACGGAAGACTTAATTTTGGATTTTCCGGGGTTTCAAGTCTTCGTAGAAGGCAAAAGCGTGCCTTACCTGGAAGAGACTAAAATCGACCTGGAGAAAAATGGCCTGTCGCAGGAACTGGTGATGACCACCCCTAAGCTGAATCCTTTGAATTATTTGGGCGATGATGCGCCGCTGTTTGAGCGCGTGGTCTTTTTTATTGAATCTGAAGTAAACCCTGAGTTGGCGGGGCACGGTGGTATGGTGCGTTTGGTGGAAATCACCGGCGCCAATGAGGCCGTGCTGCAATTTGGTGGTGGCTGCCAGGGCTGCAGCATGGCGGACATCACATTGAAGCAGGGTATAGAGAAGAACCTCTGCGATCGCTTTCCCGAAATCATCGCAGTGTTGGATGCCACGGATCACGCTTCTGGCGATAACCCTTACGCATAA